A window of Oncorhynchus kisutch isolate 150728-3 linkage group LG23, Okis_V2, whole genome shotgun sequence genomic DNA:
TGTAAGTAATACTATGTCCCAGAGGTTTATGGTGTTGTGATATGTAGCACTATCTACTCCAAGGATGCCCACTTCCTTTTTAATCACGTTGTAATGATTATCCCTCTTTTCTCCCAGGTTTCAGTTAACTTTGGACCACTTTTCAAACACCCTCCAAAAGACATCAAGTACCAGCCAGTGagtacacaaacacatgcacaatgCATTCAGAagtccttgactttttccacatttttgtcacttgcctacacacaataccccatagtgttAAAGTgaaatggcaagcctaaataacttcaggagtaaaaatgtgcttacaaattagcataataaattgcatggacttataatggtgtttaacatgataATGTTAAATGACGTTTTAATGGTGTttaacctcatctctgtaccccacatatggAATTATCTTCAAAcactgattcaaccacaaagaccagggaggttttccaatgcctctgaagggcacctattggtagagtggtaaaacaaaaagcagacactgaatatccctttgaggatGCTGAAGTTATtagttacactttggatggtgtatcaatacacccagtcactacaaagatacaggcatccttcctgactcagttgctggagaggaaggaaaccactcaaggATTACACCATGTGGTCAATGGTGACTGTAAAacatttacagagtttaatggctgtgataggagataactgagggtggatcaacaacattgttaagcacaggcaaaatcctagaggtaaacctggttcagtctgatttCTATCAGACACTTGgaaattaattcacctttcagcaggacaataacctaaaacacaaggccaaatatacactggagttgcttaccaagaagagaagaagaatgttcctgagtggcaaagttagttttgacttaaatctatagCAAAACCTGAGAaattgttgtctagcaatgatcaacaaccaagcttgaagaatttttgaaataataatggacaaatgttgctcaatccaggtgtggaaagctcttagagacttacccagaaagagacacagctgtaatcgatgccaaaggtgcttctacaaagtattgactcaggggtgtgaatacttatgtaaatggtttctgtatttaatttaaaatacagttgtaaacatttctaagaaTATGTGTTCAcgttgtcattttggggtattgtgtttagatgggtTAGAGAAAAACATCAAATCcaatttgaattcaggctgtaataagtCAAGGTCTATGAATATTTCCTGAAAGCACTGTACATATACTTTATTTGTAGACAAGAAATATAGATACTTGTAGTTTTGAtgtgtgattgattgatttgatttgtgtgtttgtgtcctcaGATGAGTGATATGGGCTGGGGAGCAGTGATCGAACATACACTGGCTGACATGTTGTATCACGTAGAGACGGACGTGGATGGACGGCGTAGCCCTCCCTGGGAAGGATAAACACACACCTccagagataaacacacacacagatggccaGTTGTGTTTGGACAGGCATGGAGGAGTCCATTCCATCATTTATAGGTGGGTTGATGTCAACCTGAACATGAACACTTTGCAGTCTCTCTGTGGTGTCCCTTAAACATTGTCATTGGTAACTTAAATCAGCTGTACACTTCTATTGAACAAGATGTGTGTGATCTAAAATGAGACTTGCTTATCTGAACAACTCTTTTTTGTGTATGAAGCACTTTAGGTGTTCCAGCACTATAAAATAATGTATGTATGGACAAGTTTCAAATTCATTATCCATTTTTGTCAAACACCCCAGATATTCTCAGTTCCAGATATTCTTTCTTCAACCATATGAACATGTTCATTACCTGCCAGCTGGTCTCAAGCTAGGGTTCCATACTATTGGCCACAGATCTTCATGCAAATATGATAAAAATCTGACTGGTTGCGAATTAGTCTGCGTGACgacatagtgcacataaaaacAACTTTTGTGGTTAAATTCctatgtaccgaataaaaaaacGTAAAtcaagttaaatgggttttcattgcattttcaactctactgatggttttgtcacagaACAAATTGTGTTACGTAGTGAATGTGCCCATTCAAGTATTGGCATGTGCGGTCCAGTCAGCAGCTCGTACATACAGTGGGTATAGTCTACATGTGAGATTATTATGAACAAAAGTGCAAGATTATTTTTAATTTGTCAAATGGCATGCctcaatcatcatgtcaccagaataagaccctcgatatgtattggaaaggagcacCAATCTTATCACCTTCCACTTTCACCACGCTGTGAAGTTTACCATCATTAATTTCatttgtagcctaataaacttcATTCTTTCCCTAGTCGTAGTGTGAGGACCACACACGTCATCACGTGACTCTCaaatttacttcgatatgatggttattatatcaatatttgcccaTGAAAGCATTTCCACCGCCATTACTCGCATAGTTCAGACACAAAAAATATCCCACCTTGTctaatgtgttttgttttgtcgATATTTGTAAAGTTTACCAACAAatttgctgtttccatcaggcctgatGTGACATTTTTTACCCAGCGTACTTTACgagcataaaaaggttggatagAAACCTGGTTACAGATGTGAAATATTAAGGTTTGGTCTTGTTTTAACTATTTACTTTTGTTTTACTTTCATGCTGGTTTTAATAAATTAAAGATTTGGAAAGATTTGTTTTCAAGGTTTTTATACTAAGGTTACATAAACACACGGGTACAAAATCAGAACAATATTAGCTGAggttctctctgatctgactcATGCAGAAATAAGATGACCACCTCCTGGATGATAGTACGGGGGTGGTCTCTTTGGCCTGAGCTGGTGAACGATAGATGGAATGGCCCAGGCACTCCAACGTCTGTTGCAGCTTTGGCTTTAGTCCATTGGCTGTAGTGCTGTGCCTCCACCACTAGATTGTAGTGCTGAGCAGGCTAGCTGAGTCCATGCTGCTGCTGTCTGACTTGTGTCTTCTGCTGCCTGACTCCTCTGAATGCTGCAAGCacaacaacatagacaatcaGTATCTATTAATTTGACTCTACACCAGGTAAACTGTGTGAGAgaatgttctcatttacaacgacAGTTGCAGTGGAGAGGGGTTGAGTGAGCCATTAGGAAGCCCAACCAACAGGTGTGTGTCCTACATGTCTGCGGAATAAGCGGTCCAGCAGGCTGCGTTTGGGGCTCACTGGGGCAGGGGTCTGGGTCCAGTCCAGGTCAGGGGGTCTGGAACCCTGAGGCCCGAACACATTCAGCTCCTTGAAACAACCCATCTCTATCATCTATGAGAGGATAGGAGAGTGAGGGTAACCAAACCATACCTAACCTCAAATTGCTACCAATATGATTACATTTACTTGAAATAAGTTTAATGTAATTGAATTTAACAGAACTAAATCAAATGTAATAATCTGCAAGTTGTGTTGACCTCTGTCTGCCAGGGTATGGCCACGGAGCCTGTGTTAAACTTGATGTAGAAGTCGTTGTCTGCCCTCTCCAAAATgactccttttactgtggagAACTCATCAATGTCCTGAACATCCTGGCAGTAAACTGCTCTGGgctggagagagtgaaggggggtggaaagatggagaggacagagggagggagaagtatTCTTACTACAACATCTAGCATCCCATATTATATCATTTTAATTACAGTTTTACAGATTATTTAGTCTGTCTACCACATACTATAGCTGTTAAAGTTAGCAAGCGGTGCCGATGCACCaaatctggaaccaacaggaccctgaacatcttctacccccaagacattagactgctaaatagttaaacAAATAGCTAACTGGACTATCCAtatttgcactaactcttttgactcatcacatacactgtggctactgcttattatctatcctgctgcctagtcactttacccctacctatatgtacatttctacctcgtacccctgtagatcaactctgtactggtacctcgtgtatatagccaagttatcgttacttattgtgtatttattccttcttattattatttttttattttattctctgcattgttgggaagggcccgtaagtaagcatttcactgttagtctacacctgttttcaaagtatgtgaaaaataacatttgatttgagttaggGTATTTACATCCGGTTTGAAGGGTGGCTCAATGACTCCGGCCTCCAGCCTTCTGAAGTTGATGGTTCTGAAGAAGGGATGGGACTGAATCCCATACACCCCACTCCCCTGACACCCCAGCCTATCTCTCGGGTCTTTAGTCAACAGCTGAGAGCGCGAGAGATGGAAaaaggataagagagagagtgaaggaaagagaagaagagagaaagggggagacgaGAGAACATCCATGCAGTTACAATGTAGAACACAATTTGCTTGTTGACAGGTTTCATGTCAAATCAGAGTAAAACTGTAGTCTTACCAAGCGACAGAAGTCCTTCGTCTCGTTGCTAAATATCTTTCcgtactcctcctcctcctcctgtatccttctctccatctcctttcctATCAATCGCTCCCCCTTTCTCTTGAATGGGGATCGTCCTGCCGTCATTTCGTACACAAGGCAGCCCAGGCCCCACCAATCAGGGCTCAACCCGTAGTAGTCGTTGCCAATCACCTCTGGAGCtgaggggaagaaggaggggtttGGAAATGTTGGTTCACTGTTGTTGCTCCCAAATTATATATCCAATGAGGCTCAGTGATAGTACAACATCTGGAGGTAAACtgtgatgtaaaaaaaatgtatcatgaTAGCAAACACGTTGCAACATTTTGACCACCATGGGGATATTTGGCATCTAAAAAGTGTGCACGTATTCTCATGATCTTTCATACACCCTGTATCTGTGTATTCTGCTAGATATGAGTAGACCACCTGAAAGTGTACAGTAGGTTAGAGCCACGTACCCATGTAGCCCAGGGTGCCCACCCTGCCTCGTACCAGATTCCCCTCAGATAGTGTCACCGCCAGGCCCAGGTCTGAGATACGGATGTGCCCTGAGAGGGGTGGGAGATCAGTGGACCATTATTCATACAGCAAAGAGTAGCCACACATTTTCAAGAGATTTTCACTCGTGGAAAATGTCACGTAATAGATTTGATGAAAATCCCTGTCATGGAAAACCTCTCATGGAACACAAAGTACatgaggggaaggagaaggaTGGTTCTGGCATGTGACGTGGCAGTGTGtactggtgtgtttgtgtgtgtcagtggaggctcctcagaggacgaaggggaggaccatcctcagtgaatttcataaaaatagtaaaaattaaaaaaggtatcctttttttagataaaactataccaaataattaaaacactgttttgcaatgaaggtctacagtagcctcaacaacaCTCTGCAGTGTAGctggacagctagcttccgtcctcttATGGGTACAGTGATTTCAATACAAAacttaggaggctcatggttctcacccccttctatAGACTTACACAGCAATTATGACATCTTCTGGAGAACGTtctccagcctatcagagctcttgcagcatgaactgacatgtctaCCCAattaaaggatcagagaatgaatctagtagtgaaagcataagctacagctagctagcactgcagtgcataaaatgtggtgagtagttgactcaaagagaaagacaattTCTTcacaaatgaaggagaagcaggagAGAAATCGAGAGAGCTATATTTCGtaattttcactttcacttagctaTTTAGCtaacaaatgcagctagctagctagtttagcctactcaaacagagggatgctatgttagctagctggctatgaatatccaacacaacactggaactcttccaattcaaggtaagcttttggctTGACTAGTTAATTGCCACCAGGcccgccagtgtaactgctaaactgcttattgaactgcttactgactgtacactgtaacgttacgacatgattgtagcgggtttactaacaccttcgttctattagctatgttgactatgacattactttagctaatatggtgacaacaatgcaggctgtgtgtagcgattatgatatggtttggcttggaaaggttttttcgcctggtaacatacagctgatgtgttgtgcattgaattccacaagcgaagggaaaaggtgagaggagtagagtgcatagatgcgagaaggaatataacgtggctgctatgaaagtgaactgtttttACGTGTGATCAGGGATGTATTCATTGTCTGTATTCgattcttaaacagaagcaaatggaacgaaacagggataaacatgaCAATCTGTCCAATAAAAACTCTTGTTTGcagctgttggactaatgattacactctagatcagctagatgcaggcaagagtgtgcaaggcagtattgaatctGTCAccgtctgtcacctcaaatttcTCTCGATCTGAccgcacctacattgtaaactttcattcataggctaggtcgTAGCAAACTCATGATGTGTATAGGGGGGAAAAAATATCttcctcatcttaaatggcaccgaccgccactggtgtatgtgtgtatcatgTGAGATAGTTACTAGTTACAGTGGTATGCTTGGTATCGTCTATATGTGCTTCCAAATTTCCAAACACGCTGCCAAGCTTGGAACAGGTAACAATAAGATTATCTAAAAATAGACTAGAACTGGTTGTCACACAGTGTATATTCACTTCCAGATAGACCAACCGCCCATGTTTGTGATTGTGAGAAAATCTAATCTTAAATTTCATCACCAGGATATCCTGCTTAGGGAAACTACAgtgccctcagaaagtattcacacccatggaAGACATATagattggagttgcttaccaagacggcattaaatgttcctgagtggcttagttacagttttgacataaatcgtcttgaaaacctatggcaagatttgaaaatggctgtctagcaatgatcaacttgacaaagcttgaatcattttttaaagaataatttgcaaatattgcacaatccaagtgtgcaaagctctttgagacttactcagaaagactcacagcagtAATTGCTCCCAAAGGTGATTGtaaaatgtattgactcagggggttgaatacttatataaTCAAGTGTTTTATTTACCATgaatagtggttagagcattaggccagtaaccaaaaggttgctagatcaaatccctgagctgacaaggtaaaaatctgtcgttctgcccctgaacaaggcagttaacccactgttcgttctcaactgacttgcctagttaaataataataacaaaatacCATGAATAAAAATGTCAGAAATCTacattttcttccactttgacattgtattttgtgtggattgttgacaaaaaactttgtaatgcaacaaaatgtggaaaacagcaaggggtgtgaatactttctaaaggtaGATCCTACATGGCTAGAATGTGAAGAATAAGGAAGAATTATTTGGGTCTGAAGCACATGTATTGATTGTGATATCATTCAAGTGTGCCTACCGTTGTCATCCAGAAGGATGTTCTCTGGTTTTAGATCCCTGAAACAAAGAACAGAAATCAGTACAATGCCTTTTCAATGTCACATGAATCCATTTTAGCATACTGAGACTTCTCCACCCTTTTCCAGAAGTGTGAAAAATGTGCGCAAACACTTTCTCGCATGGATTTAACAATGATGGAAActccctccagccaatgcttACCCCGATCTTACGCTGTTAAAAAGGATGTAGAATCAGGATGGAGCCAGTGTCTACTGACCTGTAGACAATGTTCatctggtggaggtggtggagaccACAGCAGACCTCAGCAGCATAAAACTGAACCCTGTCCTGCTCCAGGCCTGAAGTACCCATGTTATAGATGTGGAACCGCAGGTCTCCTCCGTTCATTATGGtcagcaccagacagagagactgtTTGGTTTCATACGCATACGCCAGACtgacctagagagagaaagaaagacagagcgttagaggaagagaggagacagagagaaagaagaatgGAGAGTGAGAAGAggatgaagaaagagagaagaggaaggagagaaagagaagaggatagagagagagagagagagagagagagagaagaggatggagagagggagaagagaatggagagagggagaagaggatggagagagagagacagaaaagaggatggaaagagggagaagaggatggagagagagagagaaaagaggatggagagagagagaagtgggagagaagaggatagaaagagagagaagaggatggagagagagagtcctacCACAAATCTGCTGTTAAGTGTCTCTAGTATCTGTTTCTCATTGAGTGCCATggcctctcctttccccttcttCACGTGAGTCTTCTCCAGCTTCTTACATGCATACATCTTCCCAGAGGCACGTGCCTGGAATGCCCAcacctgggggaggggggagggaggaaggaagggagaaaaggatagagagagggggagattgtATGAGACGAATCCTCCCTATCAAATGTGTTGTTACACATGTGCATCTGAAGTTAGAGTTGGGTCAATGTTTTCTGATTTGGGATTTTTCTCAGAAAAATTGTGAAAACATGTTCGTCTGTTCACTCTGaggaaaaaggtgctatctagaacctaaattGGCTCATCGGCTGTCCCTATAGGATAACCCTTCAAAGAAACCTTTTTGGCTCCAGGTAAAACCTttttgggttaaatgaggaaccgtttccacagagggttctacatggaacccaaaagggttctacatgaaaccaaAAAGGTTTCTACCTCGAACAAAAAAGGGTCctcctatagggacagccgattatggggatagccgaagaacccttttggaacccttttttctaagagtgtagtgaaAGCAGCCTTACCTCCCCGAAGCCTCCCTTGCCAAGCAACCTGTACTGTCTGAAGATGTGTTTGGTAACAGgctgtctggagggagagaaaTACACAGAGTGACTGGTGTCAAGCATTTGTGGTCATGTCTCACTTAGTTTGATTATTCAGTCAAACGCACACATGTCCATATGCACTGACCTCTCTACCATCTTCCACTGCAGGAAACGGTCAAAGTACATGCTCTGCTGGTACTGAAGGAAGGGGGCACCGCTCAGGTACTCATGGAGGTCACTGTAAAAACACAGTAAGCGGAGGTGAATTCCCAGGACACACAGCCCCTCACAGATAGGGGAGGGAAGGGTGAGAGCAAGATGGAGGACATTGGGGTAAAGGTCAGAGAGACTCACTCTGTGCAGTCAATGAAGACTTCTCTACTGTGCTGCTCCTCCAGACTCTCCCTACACCCCTCACCATAGCGCTCTACTACCTGTACACACTCAGATGACTGGCAAGGAAACATACACATATACAATTAACTTGCAAAAATCTCAAGTGAGAAATcaaccttttgtgtgtgtgtgtgtgtatgggtgtgtgcgagagagagtgtTTAAAGACGGTACCTGTCTACTGAGGAACCTGTTAATGATTTGCATGCCAaaactcctcttctcctcatctgACTTCACCTCATACTCCCCCTGTAGAAATTCAAACATTTCTGGACTTATAATTCTTGTTTTGTCAACATGAATAATGACATTTTTatggtccctgtccctgtctatTATCTGACACTGAttggtatttttttgtattttattcttcATGAATGACCCAGGTCACACCTTCAGCAAGGCCCAGGCCAATGAGGAAAAGCAGAGAGTTATGAATAACAGAGTTATTTTTAACCCAGCAGAcataacttatttttttattacAGTAACATACCATTTCTAAGAATGTTATCATACTAGAATGATTTCCTGGCTGTGtgcccaaaaacacacacaccgttCAGATATATGACATCACTTAGCTGTGACACCGGTCTGTCAGCAGAGCGTACTGTAAAACCTGCTTGCAGAATTATATCTGATAATTTCCCACAATATGGACCATACCACCTCTTCCATAGTGAATAAGGCCTATAGTGGATCATACCATTTTGTCCAATAGGGAGTTGCAGTGCCGCAGCTCAGGTTTGCTCTGACAGAAGAGACGGAATAGTTGTCTGCCGATAGGCTGCTTCACACACAGACTGTAGTAGTCtcgctctgaaacacacacattacacatataAAACATGCATGCACAGACATACAAAACACAAActaacgcacacacaaacacacacaaacacacacactgaccgagGGTTTTTGCCAGCTCCATACACTGGCTGATGTGAGGGAAGCGCAGCATGTCTTTCCATTTCCAACTCCTGCCTTTTCCCCCTCCacctagagagagatggaacagggGAGAGAAGGGTGAAAGAAGGAGGTAAGAaatggtggcagatagcctagcggtgaagagcattaggccagtaactgaaaagacGCTGGTTCGAATCCACAAGCCAACAAGGTGAAGAGTCTGTTGACGTACACTTGTGCAAcgcacttaaccctaattcttctgttaagagcatctgctaaaatggGGAAGGAAAAATAGTATGAGAAATTTGATATTACAGTTGACCTGTCATTCATTTATTGTTTTTCATACCCAAAAGCATGTGAGCTCATTCAACTCTTTGGTTATGTGTTGTATGTAATATGTTAAAATGGGGCCTCAGaaagaaaacaaagaaataaaaactATCAGCAGTAAGTCCAAACATATCCAACTGGACCGATTCATCCTTGTAGTTGTATAGTTACAACCTTATAACCTAAAGGTCTTTCCTGTTTACCTGTTCACCTCAACATACTGAAAAAAAGACTACAATCAGTCTGTCAACAACAGCCTttggtcctctgtgtgtgtgtgtgtgtgtgtgtgtgtgtgtgtgtgtgtgtgtgtgtgtgtgtgtgtgtgtgtgtgtagtagtagttCCTCGTCAGTCAGGTTCCAGCCCTAGCATCCATCCACTCCAAAGAGAAATCTATAAATAGGTATGGAGCAGGAACAAACCTGTTGGACCACAGAGCActgcaaaccacacacacacacacacacagccacacacacacacacacacacacacagtgcagcacTGTGATAAAATTGCTGATCCTGCCAACAGGTGTCACCTACTGATGATGATATTCACAGATCCTAGGAAGGAATCCAACCTGTTGGTTATGTTTGTGACCTCACTCTTCCCACACACATACAACCCTGAGCCTGTCACCCTGCTACCTTTCACACAGCTGTATTGAGCCTGTCACCCTGCTACCTTTCACACAGCTGTATTGAGCCTGTCACCCTGCTACCTTTCACACAGCTGTATTGAGCCTGTCACCCTGCTACCTTTCACACAGCTGTATTGAGCCTGTCACCCTGCTACCTTTCACACAGCTGTATTGAGCCTGTCACCCTGCTACCTTTCACACAGCTGTATTGAGCCTGTCACCCTGCTACCTTTCACACAGCTGTATTGAGCCTGTCACCCTGCTACCTTTCACACAGCTGTATTGAGCCTGTCACCCTGCTACCTTTCACACAGCTGTATTGAGCCTGTCACCCTGCTACCTTTCACACAGCTGTATTGAGCCTGTCACCCTGCTACCTTTCACACAGCTGTATTGAGCCTGTCACCCTGCTACCTTTCACACAGCTGTATTGAGCCTGTCACCCTGCTACCTTTCACACCGCTGTATTGAGCCTGTCACCCTGCTACCTTTCACACAGCTGTATTGAGCCTGTCACCCTGCTACCTTTCACACCGCTGTATTGAGCCTGCCACCAGACATTTGTTCAGCTCACCAAaacacatagtgtgtgtgtgttttcctgtgaCACATACAATATGAGTGTACTTGGGCAACTGCTCCACATCATCCACCCAAAGGATTGATTTCTCCTgtagcctgtagcaaaatgtgtTGCATCTTAATATACCGTGTGTGTGGCTACTACTTTGTCATTTAGCAAGGTTTCACCCATGACCCATAAAATACAAACAGGATATCTATTAGTAGAGACATCTGACTTTCTACCTGCTTTCGAGAGAGATTGGGGTTGTTTTACAAGGACAGCAAGCTAATTTATTACATCCTGCTTCTAAAGAATGTGATGTGATGAATCCCCTACCACGTCATTAAGGTAATCACTGATCTGACAACATTTAGATGGTGAAAGCAGGCTAGATAAGTGAATATTTCAAgtaatgaagtgtgtgtgtgtgtgtgtatgtgggaaaAATAAACTTGAGGAAGTAGTACTGTATAAAATCCCTGCTATTTCATTCTAAGTGTCAATCAGTCCACTTTTGTTTGTGATCAAATctttatacatttttttcttgTTGGGGGGCAcatgcacaacacacacattcatatcATTTAATCGTTTGTTTGCATCACAGAGCCAAAAAGTAACAATACATTcagtatgtaaagaaaaaagaacCCAAAAAAAGAAGGGAGCCTCCATCCCCAACTCCCCAATCAACCAGTCCTCCTTCATCATACATCCTTTCCTCATTCCTTCACCACATACATTGTTCCTCAGAAGGGAGCCTCCATCCCCAACTCCCCAATCAACCAGTCCTCTTTCATCATACATCCTTTCCTCATTCCTTCACCACATACATTGTTCCTCAGA
This region includes:
- the LOC109868816 gene encoding G protein-coupled receptor kinase 5 — its product is MEIDSMVANSALIRARGGGGGKGRSWKWKDMLRFPHISQCMELAKTLERDYYSLCVKQPIGRQLFRLFCQSKPELRHCNSLLDKMGEYEVKSDEEKRSFGMQIINRFLSRQSSECVQVVERYGEGCRESLEEQHSREVFIDCTDDLHEYLSGAPFLQYQQSMYFDRFLQWKMVERQPVTKHIFRQYRLLGKGGFGEVWAFQARASGKMYACKKLEKTHVKKGKGEAMALNEKQILETLNSRFVVSLAYAYETKQSLCLVLTIMNGGDLRFHIYNMGTSGLEQDRVQFYAAEVCCGLHHLHQMNIVYRDLKPENILLDDNGHIRISDLGLAVTLSEGNLVRGRVGTLGYMAPEVIGNDYYGLSPDWWGLGCLVYEMTAGRSPFKRKGERLIGKEMERRIQEEEEEYGKIFSNETKDFCRLLLTKDPRDRLGCQGSGVYGIQSHPFFRTINFRRLEAGVIEPPFKPDPRAVYCQDVQDIDEFSTVKGVILERADNDFYIKFNTGSVAIPWQTEMIEMGCFKELNVFGPQGSRPPDLDWTQTPAPVSPKRSLLDRLFRRHHSEESGSRRHKSDSSSMDSASLLSTTI